The following nucleotide sequence is from Mesorhizobium sp. J8.
CCCAGGCTGACTACGACACCGCTTCGGCCTCACTGGAGACGGCCAATGCCCAGGTCGGCCAGGCGGAGGCCAATCTTGCCGTCGGCAACCTGCCGGCGCGGCCCGAGACCATCAAGGCCGCCGACAACCAGGTGAAGCAGGCGCAGTCGAGCTTGCAACAGGCCGAGTGGCGGCTGTCGAAGCGGGTGCTGACGGCGCCCTCGCCCGGCCGCGTCAACGACGTCATCCGCAACCCGGGCGACACGGCAGGGCCGACCGCGCCGGTGATCTCGATGCTGCCCGACGGCGCCGTGAAGCTCAGCGTCTATGTCCCCGAAAGCGCGTTTTCGTCGGTCAAGGTCGGCACCGAGCTCAACGTCCATTGCGACGGCTGCGGAGCGGGGCTCAAGGCGCGCGTCAGCTATGTCTCGCCCGACCCCGAATTCACGCCGCCGGTAATCTATTCGCTCGAGAACCGGCAGAAGCTGGTCTATCTCGTCGAGGCACGGCCCGACGGCAATGCGGGGCCCTTGCAGCCCGGCCAGATTGTCGACGTCGATCTCGCGGATATCGGCCAATGAACGCCATCGACGTTCGCGGCCTGGTCAAGCGCTTCGGCGACAAGACCGTCGTCGACCATGTGACGATGACAGTCGCCGAGGGCGAGATCGTCGGCTTCCTCGGGCCGAACGGCTCGGGCAAGACGACGACCATCCGCATCATGTGCGGGCTTCTGACGCCGGACGAGGGCGATGGCACGGTGCTCGGCTTCGACATCCGCACCGACGCGCTCAAGATCAAGCGCGAAGTCGGCTACATGACGCAGAAATTCTCGTTCTACGAGGATCTGACGATCGGCGAGAACCTCGAATTCGTGGCGCGTCTCTACCAATTGAAGCCGGTCGAGGAGTATGTTTCGCGCACGCTTCGGGAACTCGGCCTGACGAGCCGCCGCAACCAGCTGGCCGGCACGCTTTCCGGCGGCTGGAAGCAGCGGCTGGCGCTGGCCGCCTGCATCATGCACAAGCCGAAGCTGCTCCTGCTCGACGAGCCGACGGCGGGCGTCGATCCCAAGGCGCGGCGCGAGTTCTGGGACGAGATCCATCGGCTGGCCGGCGGCGGGCTCACCGTGCTCGTCTCCACCCACTATATGGACGAGGCCGAGCGCTGCCACCGCATCAGCTACATCTCCTACGGCAAGATGCTCGCCACCGGCACGGTGGACGAGGTGGTGAGGAATGCCGGGCTGACCACCTTCGTGCTGCAGGGGCCGCGGCTCGACCAGGTGGCTCGGGCGCTGCAAGGCCGCCCCGGCGTCGACCAGGTGGCGCCGTTCGGCGCCACGCTGCATGTCGTCGGCTCCGACAAGGCGGCGCTCGAAAAGGCGCTCGCCGACATCGAGAAGGAGCACCGGGGTGTCACGGTGAAGCCCGGCGAGACCAGCCTCGAGGATGTATTCATCCAGTTCATGTCCGGCTCGAAGGACAATATGGCATGAACGCGGTCTTCTCCTTC
It contains:
- a CDS encoding HlyD family secretion protein — protein: MSFLCSLPLAAQLFGACAPAAPLAVGYVEGEYVLMAPIEVAQVATVTVRRGDRVETGKAVATLEDADARIEVAQAKAALAQAQAQLADLQVGKRPEEIAVLKAEVDMAKAQAADAKRKYDRASDLYKRGTGTQADYDTASASLETANAQVGQAEANLAVGNLPARPETIKAADNQVKQAQSSLQQAEWRLSKRVLTAPSPGRVNDVIRNPGDTAGPTAPVISMLPDGAVKLSVYVPESAFSSVKVGTELNVHCDGCGAGLKARVSYVSPDPEFTPPVIYSLENRQKLVYLVEARPDGNAGPLQPGQIVDVDLADIGQ
- a CDS encoding ABC transporter ATP-binding protein, which translates into the protein MNAIDVRGLVKRFGDKTVVDHVTMTVAEGEIVGFLGPNGSGKTTTIRIMCGLLTPDEGDGTVLGFDIRTDALKIKREVGYMTQKFSFYEDLTIGENLEFVARLYQLKPVEEYVSRTLRELGLTSRRNQLAGTLSGGWKQRLALAACIMHKPKLLLLDEPTAGVDPKARREFWDEIHRLAGGGLTVLVSTHYMDEAERCHRISYISYGKMLATGTVDEVVRNAGLTTFVLQGPRLDQVARALQGRPGVDQVAPFGATLHVVGSDKAALEKALADIEKEHRGVTVKPGETSLEDVFIQFMSGSKDNMA